A window of Clostridiisalibacter paucivorans DSM 22131 genomic DNA:
ATGCAATTAGTACTGTATTTTTTATACCCATTATATAAAACATATAGTATTTACTTAAAAACGACAAATCCAATATATTCGACCCCCTCTATTGCCATGTATATTAATTATTAATCATTTTCTGACATTTCTGTAGCTTCAACAACAAACTTATTTATTAAGTCTTCATTATTTAATCTCTCTATCGTCTTATTTATTGCCTCTACAAAGTCAGGATTGTCTTTGTTTACAGCCACAGCTGAACCGCCCTCTTGGTCTTGTAATCTTAAATCCATCAAACTTAAATCTTCGTTTTTATTAATATAGGCCTGTGCCACTGCCTCTTCAACAATTACTGCCTCAGCCCTTTTATTTTTAAGCTGCAATATTAAATCTGAAACCTTGCCCAATGCCTTTATTTCTGCATCCTTTATATTTTCTCTAGCCAAATCCTCCTGTATAGCAGCCTTTTGGGCCCCTATAGCCTTTCCTGTTAAATCTTCTAATGTCTTATAAGTATCCTGATCTTCTACTCTTATTATTACACCATGTAAAGCATTATAATATATATCTGAAAAATCTACTTCTTCTCTTCTCTCTGGCTTGGGAGTCATTCCTGCTAAAATCATATCTATTTTTCCTGTCTTTAATGCAGGTAATAATCCTTTGAATTGCATATCTTTTATCTCAAGTTCAACACCTAAATCTTTGGCAATTTCCTTGCCTATTGATATATCAAAACCTACTATGGTATCTTTACCATCAATTTCTTTATGGAATTCATAAGGTGGATAATCAGCACAAGTTCCCAATACTAATTTGCCTCTCTCTTTAATTAATTCTAATTGACTTTTAGTATCTTCAGCATTTGAACTATCTGAAGAGGTATCTTCACTTTCTTGACCACATCCTGATAAAACTACGGTAAACATTAAAACTATTAATAATAAAATACTCGTTATCCTCTTTTTATACATCTATAACCCTCCATTTTTTATTTCTTTTATTATTATACATATATTAGCATATTTTTGCAATACCTTTTTTGTTTTTATTTAAAACAATATTGCTAATTCTTACTATCTAGTTGCATATGTTCTGACAACTTAATATTATAAACAAACAATCAATGTATATATATACATTGATTGCGTTAAAATATCCCTTTCATACTGTATAAACTATTTATAAAAAATAATCTTTACATTATGGGCTAACAATAATAATTTATAAATTTAAAATAAAAATAAATATAGTTAGTAGTACAAAAACAATATTAGTAAAGTTTCTACTAGTTGTTCCTACCACTAACTATATTTATATCGTTGAATAGACCCTATAAATTTTTTATATTTAAAATATCATTACTATTATCTATTTAATTTCTTCTTTAAACATTTCTTCTATTTCATCAGCTGTAACTGGCCTACTAAAATAATATCCCTGTACTTGATCACATCCTGTTTCATAAAGCATGTCCAATTGCTTCTTTGTCTCTACTCCTTCCGCTACAACTGTTTTATTTAAACTATGGGCCATCTCGATTATTGCTTTAACTATGGTTTTACCGTTATTAGTCTTTTCCAACTCATCAATAAAACTTTTATCTATCTTTAATGTATCCATGGGGAATTTTATCAAATAACTAAGAGAAGAATATGCCTTCCCAAAATCATCCATAGATAGAGTTATTCCATTTTCTCTTAATTTATTCATAATCTCCATGGAATGATCCACTGCCTCCATAGCTATATTTTCTGTTATTTCAATATCTAAATATCTATTTTCAAGTCCAGTTTCATTAAGTGCTCCATGTATATTATACAATAACTTTTCATCTCTAAATTGTATAGCAGACAAATTTACTGATATAGGTATCGGTCTATATCCTTCATCTTGCCATCTCTTGTTTTGTTTACAAGCCTCTTTTAATATCCAATTTCCCATTGGTATAATTATACCTGTCTCTTCAGCAATGGGAATGAATTTTCCAGGAGATACTAGTCCTTTAGTGGGATGTTGCCACCTTACCAATGCCTCTATACCTGCAATCATTCTAGTTTTCAAATCTATCTTAGGCTGATAATATAACAATAATTCTCCTCTATCTAACGCTTTATGGAGGTCATTTTCTATAGATATTTTCTCAATAGCCATTTTATTCATAGCAGTAGTATATAATTGGTATCTACTACCACTATATTCTTTTGCTCTATACATAGCAGAGTGGGCATTACCTACAAGCACTCCCACATCTTCACCATCATAAGGATATATACATATTCCTATACTTAAATTTACAAAAATTTCATATCCTTTTATTGAAAATGGTAATTCAAAGTTTTCCATTATATTTTTAGCAGCTTTTATAGCATCATTTTCTTTATCTATATATGGCAATAGAATTGTAAATTCGTCTCCGCTCATCCTTGCCACTGTTTCATCTTCTTCTATACTTGCCTTTAACCTTTCTCCAACCCTCTTCAATAGTACATCTCCAATTATATGACTAAACCCCTCATTTATTCTCTTAAAATCGTCCATATCAATAAACATAACTGCCAATCCATTGCCATTTCTTTTTGCACTTAATATTGCCTTCCTCAACCTATCTGCATAAAGCTGTCTATTGGGCAAATCTGTCAATGCATCATGATAAGAATGATACTTTATAAATTCTTCACTCTCTTTAATTTTTGTTAAATCATTAAATACAGATACATATTTAATTGTTCTTCCCAATTTATCCTTTATAACTCCAATGCTAAGCTTTTCAGGATATGCCTCTCCACTTTTTCTACGATTCCATATTTCTCCTTCCCAGCTTCCACTGTTAATTAGACTTTCCCACATGGATTTATAAAAATCTCTATTATGTCTATCTGATTTCAATATGGAAGGATTCTTACCAACTACTTCACTAAATTCGTATCCTGTTATTTTGGTAAAAGCAGGGTTTATCCATTCTATTCTTGCATTATTATCTGTTATTACAATTCCTTCTACACATCTTTCAAATATTTCCTTTTGAATATTTTTTTGTATATAACTATCATAATTAGTTATTTCTTTTATGATACTCTGGGTATCCATACTACACCACCTTTAGCTATCTATAGCTTCTAGGTATAAATCCTGTCTTTTTATATACTTTATTTAATGTCTTAAATGCCTTCTTCTCAGCCTTTTTAGCTCCCATACTATATATCTTTTCAAGATAATCCTTATTTCTCATTAAATCTTCAAATTTTTCCCTGACAGGCCTTAGCCCTTCCACTACTACCTCTGATAAATCCTTCTTAAACTCACCATATCCTTTATTCTCATATCTTTTTTCTATAACATCTATCTCTTCACCTGATAACTTTGAATATATAGTTATAAGATTTTTAATACCTAATTGTTCATCACTAAATCTAACTTTATTAAAGGAATCTGTTACTGCTCTCTTTATCTTTCTTCTTATTGTATCTGGATCATCTTTCAACAAGATATATCCATTCTCATTCTTATCTGATTTAGACATCTTACTCAATGGGTCCTGAAGACTCATTATTTTTGCTCCAACTTTAGGTATAAATGGCTCTGGTATTTTAAATGTTGGACTATATCTATTATTAAATCTTTCAGCCATATCTCTGGAAAGCTCTAAATGTTGTTTTTGATCTTGTCCTACAGGAACTAAATCAGTTTGATATAATAATATGTCAGCAACCATCAATACTGGATATGTAAACAGCCCTGCATTAACATTTCCTGCATTTTTCTTAGACTTTTCTTTAAACTGAGTCATTCTATTTAACTCACCCATATATGCCATACAATTTAAAACCCAAGAAAGCTGTGAATGTGCACTTACATGGGACTGAATAAATATAGTTACCTTCTCAGGATCTAATCCTGCTGCTAGATAAAGAGCCAACACTTCCAATGTTCTTCTTCTTAAATCTTTAGGCTCTTGAGGTAATGTGATGGCATGAAGGTCAACAATACAATAATAGCATTCATATTCATCTTGCAATAACACCCAATTTTTTAGTGCCCCTAGATAATTGCCCAATGTCAAATCACCTGAGGGTTGTGTACCACTAAATATTACCTTTTTCTCTTCCATATATAAATACCTCCACTCACTTTTTAAACTATAGTATATTGTAGGGAAACAAATGATTTATAAAACTATTAATCTCCCCTAAATAATATTGTTCTCTCTAATTATTAATTTTATATTTAATTATTGCTTATGTAAAGAATTAATGGATAAATATTCTTTTTTTAATATATTTAAGGTAGATGTATATACATCTACCTTAAATATATTTGTGCATTTGTTATAGCCTTCCTTGCCTCTGTTATTATATCGTCTACTATTTCTGAACAAGGTTTTATATTTTTAATGGCTGTAAGACTTTGTCCCGCTTGGACCATACCCCATTCTATATCTCCTTCCTGTGGAGCAGTGCGACTTGTGCCTACAACTAGTTTCAATAATTCATCCTCTTTCGCTCCAGCTTTTTCCATATCTAAATATTTATCAGTCATTGCATTTCTTATGCCTCTAACACTATGCCCATGAAGAGCTCCAGTCACTACTGTATCTGTATCTTTAGCATTTACTATTTTTACCTTGGCATCTAAATGGGCAGTGCATTCTTGAGAGGCATAAAACCTAGTACCCATTTGTACCCCCGAAGCACCCATAACCAAAGCAGCAGCTAATCCTCTGCCATCAGCAAATCCTCCTGCTGCAATTACAGGTATATCTACCTCAGGTATAACTTGAGTCATAAGGGATAGACTAGAGATACTCCCTATATGTCCTCCTGCTTCACTTCCTTCTATCACTATAGCATCTGCACCTTTATCTGCCACTCTTTTAGCCAATTTGACATTGGGAACTACTGGCACAACCTTTATGCCTTCATTGTGAAGCCTTTCAAAATATGGCACAGGATTTCCTGCCCCCAAAGTAACATAGCTGACCTTTTCATTACATATTATATCTACTATTTCATCCTTATTTTCAGCCATCAACATTATATTTACACCAAAGGGTTTATCAGTAAGGGTCTTTGCCAATCTAATCTGTTCTTCAACCCAAGAAGATTCCCTACCTCCTGTAGCTATAGTTCCAGCACCACCTGCTTCCGATACAGCTGCTGCCAATTTTGCATCAGATACCCATGCCATTGCACCTTGTATAATAGGATATTTAATATTTAAAAGTCTTGTAAGCTTAGTTTCCATATATATATAACCTCCTAGATTTATTCTAATCTATTTGATATATTTTATACCCTATTATATTTATTTAAAAACCATTTTAAAATTAAATTGTATAACATATTTTATTGTGTTAATATGTTATCATAGGTTATAACTTTATATTATAAAAGGAGATTACTTATGCTTGTTACTTTAACTATATTATTGATTATGATTAGTGACATATATTTATTTTTTTCTAAAAAAACCATTGGAAAAGATCAATACTCTGTTACAGGTAAACCAGCATTTATAGAAAATCCAAAATACATTGTAAAATCTCTACACTATATAGGAATAATCTTGGCACTTATTTTTTTTTCAAATACTCTTTATACATATCCTATTATATCAGTCATAACTTTCGGAATCTTGAGTTTACTTTGGTTGTATGCATATTATTCTAAACGACTTATTGTATCTGCCAATGGATTGGCTTACATCGATATATTCAATACAATAATAGACTTTAGAAGATGGACCGAAATAGAACATATCTACATAGAAAAAACTAAAATTATATTGCAATTAAATTCTGGCAAACAACACAAATATTCCATATCTTTAAATAAAGATGAATTTGAATTGGTAAAAAATATAATACCTAAAAATATAAATCAATATGCTCATCATAAACAGATTAACATACCTAAATCTTAATATCTAATACCTTTGACAAATTATATCCTTCTTGGAATATATCTTTACAAAACTTATTTTCAAATCTCAATGTATCATTTGGACTAAATTCACTATTAGGTTTAATCACTAATATATTCTTTTCATCATATGTATTTAATATATAATCTGGAATTTTATAATCTTTTGTAAAGGTAATTATATATAACGAATCCAATTTATTTTTTAAAAATGGAGACAATGAATTGTTATTTACCAATCCCCCATCAAGATTGTATTTATCATATATACCAGTTTTTAAATCTTCATAAAAGTCTTCAATCACTTTTTGAAAATCAAAATCTTTAAATATTTCTTCTAAAGTTTTGGGTTCATTTAATCTATAAGGCAACAACGAACTGTATTTGACAGCATTTATCCCTTCTTTTCTAGTTAACTTACTTATATCTACTTTCAATTCATTTATTTTTTCATTTTTAATTTTTATGTAATTTACATAAAATGATTTTATATTTCTATCTTTTCCCTCCAATGTATCTAATACATCAATTACACTTTTATTTTCTATCACTCTGTCTTCTACTAACATATCTTTATAATCAGAACCATCAAAATTATAGCTTGTCCATAATTTTTTCATTTCTTCTATATTTCCTGTATAAATAAAATACCCATTTATAGCACCAATAGAAGTTCCCGATAGTACATCGAATTTAATCCCTCTCTCATATAGTCCATATATAACTCCAGCTTGAAATGCTCCTTTAGCTCCTCCACCTTGTAAGTATAATCCCTTCATATATATTACCTCCAATTATTAGCTTTAATATTTCAAATTATATCATAATAATACCCTAAGGATTAATCCCTAGGGTATTATCTATAACAATTTTTTTACTTCCTCCAATGCTCTATCAAAATCAGGATAATTTGTAACCTCTTTTACAAACTCCACATACTTTACTATATTATCTTTATCTACTATTACTACTCCTCTAGTCAGTAATCTGAACTCATCTATTATGAATCCATATTTTTGTCCAAAATCTAAATCCTTATAATCTGATACCACATGTATATTCTTTATACCTTCTGCTCCACAAAAACGCTCTTGAGCAAAGGGCAAGTCAACACTTACAGTCACTATTACAACGTCATCAGATAATTTTGAAGCTTCGTCATTAAATCTTATAGTCTGCAAAGAACATACCTTAGTATCAACCGATGGCACTGCACTTATTATTTTAATTTTTCCCTCTGTTTCTTTATGAAAATCAAAAACCGATAAATCATTATTAACTGCATTAAAGTTAGGTGCTTTGTCACCTATCTTTATTTCTTTTCCTGTTATAGTGACTGGATTGCCTCCAAATTTTATGTCTTTTTGCATATTATCTTCTCTCCCCTCTAATTATCATTACATACTTATTTTACCCAATAACTGGAGAGAATTAACATAAAAAATCAAAAAGCAATAACTATTCCTCCTTCATTGGCATATACAGTGCTAATACTCGATGTTTCTACTATTATTACATCTTTAAAATTATACCTTGCCAATACCTCTTCCTTAAATTTTTCTGCCCTATCTAGAGCATTACAATGGGCTATGCCTAAAACTTTCTCCTCTAGCCTTTCTCCTTGCTCTCCTATGATATCAACTAGTTTTCTCAATGCCCTTTTAGAGCCTCTTACTTTTTTTACCAAATCTATGCTTCCTTCATCAGTACCACCCATAATGGGTTTTATAGACATAACGGATGCTATCTTCCCCTTAAGTTTATTTATTCTACCAGCCTTTATTAGATTCTCTAAAGATTCCAATACAAAAAAGGTCTTCATCTCTTTCACATATTGGGTCACTTTTTCCACTATATCCATATTTTCAATATTTTCTTTAGCTAATTCAAAGATTTTAAGCCCCACTAGGGTCTCTCCCACAGATGCACTCTTTGAATCAAATACATGGATAAATTTATCTTTATATTTCTCCAATACAATATCCTTAGCCATTACAGCACTATTATAGGTACCACTCAATTTAGAAGATAGGGTAACTACGAATATATCCTCGTCTTCTTCATATGCTTCTAAAAAACTCTGTGGAGAGGGACACGCAGTTTTCGGTATATTTTCATCTTCTTTCATCTCTGCCAATAATTTTGTCGTCTCTAAATTCTCATCGGTATTATATGTCTTTCCATTTACAGTTATCGTTAGAGGTACTCTCCTTAAATTTAACATGTTTAAAATCTTGTTGTTCAAATCAAAACTACTATCTACTACAATCTTCATTAAGAATCTCCTTTCTGTTTAATATATTCAAATATTATATAACAATCATCTTTTTAAATTAAAATCATTATGTAAATTTATCATCCAATTTTATGCTAAAAAAGAATGTTTTCGACAAATTTCTAAGTATTTCTCTACTATACTAATATATCATATTATTATAGCAAATACTAATTTACATTGGTTTTTTTCTATAAAGCTAAGTAGTTACTATATTACCACTTTATTATTTTCCATATATCTAGTAATATATATATTAGATAAATTTATTAATATATATACTAATTTATTTAATATTATAATAATATAGATTTATTTTTTTGCCAAATCTATTATTATCCTTTACATTATTTTAAGGAGGCATTTATACATGAATAATATACATATATTTAGTGATAGCACTTGTGATCTCAATCAAGAAATTCTTGAAAAAAATAATATTTCAATAGTTCCCCTTTATGTGGTATTTGATAATAAGACCTTTAAAGATGGTTTTGATATAACACCTAAAGAACTTTATGAAAAAGTAGATAAACTAAACACATTGCCAAAAACTTCTGCTCCTTCACCAGCAGACTTTTACAATAGTTTTAAACCAGTTATAGATAATGGTGATACTATTATATATATAGGACTTTCTTCAAAATTATCTTCAACTATTCAAAATGCAAAATTGGCAGCTAGACAATTTGAAGAAGGTAAAGTTAAAGTTATAGATTCTTTAAATCTCTCTACGGGTATTGGTCTTTTAGTATTAAAGGCCGTAGATTATGTTAATCTAGGAATGTCCAGTGATGAAATAGTAAAGAAAATAGAAGCAATGGTGCCTAATGTA
This region includes:
- a CDS encoding ABC transporter substrate-binding protein — its product is MYKKRITSILLLIVLMFTVVLSGCGQESEDTSSDSSNAEDTKSQLELIKERGKLVLGTCADYPPYEFHKEIDGKDTIVGFDISIGKEIAKDLGVELEIKDMQFKGLLPALKTGKIDMILAGMTPKPERREEVDFSDIYYNALHGVIIRVEDQDTYKTLEDLTGKAIGAQKAAIQEDLARENIKDAEIKALGKVSDLILQLKNKRAEAVIVEEAVAQAYINKNEDLSLMDLRLQDQEGGSAVAVNKDNPDFVEAINKTIERLNNEDLINKFVVEATEMSEND
- a CDS encoding putative bifunctional diguanylate cyclase/phosphodiesterase, producing MDTQSIIKEITNYDSYIQKNIQKEIFERCVEGIVITDNNARIEWINPAFTKITGYEFSEVVGKNPSILKSDRHNRDFYKSMWESLINSGSWEGEIWNRRKSGEAYPEKLSIGVIKDKLGRTIKYVSVFNDLTKIKESEEFIKYHSYHDALTDLPNRQLYADRLRKAILSAKRNGNGLAVMFIDMDDFKRINEGFSHIIGDVLLKRVGERLKASIEEDETVARMSGDEFTILLPYIDKENDAIKAAKNIMENFELPFSIKGYEIFVNLSIGICIYPYDGEDVGVLVGNAHSAMYRAKEYSGSRYQLYTTAMNKMAIEKISIENDLHKALDRGELLLYYQPKIDLKTRMIAGIEALVRWQHPTKGLVSPGKFIPIAEETGIIIPMGNWILKEACKQNKRWQDEGYRPIPISVNLSAIQFRDEKLLYNIHGALNETGLENRYLDIEITENIAMEAVDHSMEIMNKLRENGITLSMDDFGKAYSSLSYLIKFPMDTLKIDKSFIDELEKTNNGKTIVKAIIEMAHSLNKTVVAEGVETKKQLDMLYETGCDQVQGYYFSRPVTADEIEEMFKEEIK
- the trpS gene encoding tryptophan--tRNA ligase translates to MEEKKVIFSGTQPSGDLTLGNYLGALKNWVLLQDEYECYYCIVDLHAITLPQEPKDLRRRTLEVLALYLAAGLDPEKVTIFIQSHVSAHSQLSWVLNCMAYMGELNRMTQFKEKSKKNAGNVNAGLFTYPVLMVADILLYQTDLVPVGQDQKQHLELSRDMAERFNNRYSPTFKIPEPFIPKVGAKIMSLQDPLSKMSKSDKNENGYILLKDDPDTIRRKIKRAVTDSFNKVRFSDEQLGIKNLITIYSKLSGEEIDVIEKRYENKGYGEFKKDLSEVVVEGLRPVREKFEDLMRNKDYLEKIYSMGAKKAEKKAFKTLNKVYKKTGFIPRSYR
- a CDS encoding nitronate monooxygenase; translated protein: METKLTRLLNIKYPIIQGAMAWVSDAKLAAAVSEAGGAGTIATGGRESSWVEEQIRLAKTLTDKPFGVNIMLMAENKDEIVDIICNEKVSYVTLGAGNPVPYFERLHNEGIKVVPVVPNVKLAKRVADKGADAIVIEGSEAGGHIGSISSLSLMTQVIPEVDIPVIAAGGFADGRGLAAALVMGASGVQMGTRFYASQECTAHLDAKVKIVNAKDTDTVVTGALHGHSVRGIRNAMTDKYLDMEKAGAKEDELLKLVVGTSRTAPQEGDIEWGMVQAGQSLTAIKNIKPCSEIVDDIITEARKAITNAQIYLR
- a CDS encoding patatin-like phospholipase family protein; its protein translation is MKGLYLQGGGAKGAFQAGVIYGLYERGIKFDVLSGTSIGAINGYFIYTGNIEEMKKLWTSYNFDGSDYKDMLVEDRVIENKSVIDVLDTLEGKDRNIKSFYVNYIKIKNEKINELKVDISKLTRKEGINAVKYSSLLPYRLNEPKTLEEIFKDFDFQKVIEDFYEDLKTGIYDKYNLDGGLVNNNSLSPFLKNKLDSLYIITFTKDYKIPDYILNTYDEKNILVIKPNSEFSPNDTLRFENKFCKDIFQEGYNLSKVLDIKI
- the tpx gene encoding thiol peroxidase, giving the protein MQKDIKFGGNPVTITGKEIKIGDKAPNFNAVNNDLSVFDFHKETEGKIKIISAVPSVDTKVCSLQTIRFNDEASKLSDDVVIVTVSVDLPFAQERFCGAEGIKNIHVVSDYKDLDFGQKYGFIIDEFRLLTRGVVIVDKDNIVKYVEFVKEVTNYPDFDRALEEVKKLL
- a CDS encoding DegV family protein; the encoded protein is MKIVVDSSFDLNNKILNMLNLRRVPLTITVNGKTYNTDENLETTKLLAEMKEDENIPKTACPSPQSFLEAYEEDEDIFVVTLSSKLSGTYNSAVMAKDIVLEKYKDKFIHVFDSKSASVGETLVGLKIFELAKENIENMDIVEKVTQYVKEMKTFFVLESLENLIKAGRINKLKGKIASVMSIKPIMGGTDEGSIDLVKKVRGSKRALRKLVDIIGEQGERLEEKVLGIAHCNALDRAEKFKEEVLARYNFKDVIIVETSSISTVYANEGGIVIAF
- a CDS encoding DegV family protein; this translates as MNNIHIFSDSTCDLNQEILEKNNISIVPLYVVFDNKTFKDGFDITPKELYEKVDKLNTLPKTSAPSPADFYNSFKPVIDNGDTIIYIGLSSKLSSTIQNAKLAARQFEEGKVKVIDSLNLSTGIGLLVLKAVDYVNLGMSSDEIVKKIEAMVPNVRKSFVINTLDYLYKGGRCNSVQNFIGSVFKIKPIVKVINGGMILGQKPRGKRKKAIDIMLNDLLKNNIDNSRIIIAHSMDLDNALYIKNQIEKEVNVKDIVLTTAGCVICSHCGPKTVSICYCNK